Within Enoplosus armatus isolate fEnoArm2 chromosome 1, fEnoArm2.hap1, whole genome shotgun sequence, the genomic segment AGTGGATTGAAGTCTGACCAAGCTGTCGGTGTTTGACTCCTGCACTCCGGTGCGCACGTGGAGGACGGACACGGACATCAGCCGGTGCAGCTATTGATGAAGTTTATGTAGTGGCTAAAGGGGAAGGGCAATTATCCCTTCCTTGACACGCCCCTtcacgcccacacacacacacacacacacagtccacctGTCTGGGGTTTTAAAGCTAAGCTTGTCTAATGTGGCTGCATTATGTCAGTCCTCTTTGGTTTTAACGATTTCTGTAAGAAATGATTACAGTACGTCTGATCAGTGTTTCATGATCTGCTAATTAGACTAAATATAGCCGACCATGGATTCAAAAATAATCTACACcttttagagagaaaaaaacaactgcatgtgtatgttttaaATCTTTTATCGTGTATACTTTTTAATagttgtttcagtttcattctgAATATATAGACACTGGACggatggatttttttcttatgttgttgttttattgtcaaTGTCTTATAGAGAGCACTTTGATTTAACCTATGAAATGCACTGTAATGCCTTGTATTACCATGTTGTTAAACCAGTCtggtagagctgaaacaattaattgatcagtCAATCAcgaaaatgaatcagcaaacattttagataatgattgaatgttttgtttcactggttgcagcttctcaaatatgaggatttgctgattttcttacATTAAATAttccaccatcaccaccaccttAGTCCTGGGTGAGATGCCCCTTCTTTGTGGCCCGTACCCTTCAGGGAGTCTGTGCACGTGCTGTCTCCAACACGTTTTACTATATATTTGGACGGGAAGGACGCTTCTCTTATATTATTACTAACACAATATTTATATCACAATTTAACAATACCTTATATCTGTTCAAGTCTCCATATATGAGAATCACGACGAGGATTTGTGTCGAAAGTGCGCAACTAAAATGTTCGCGCGGGCATGTTTGTGACGAATCTGTCGTTGAGGAAGTTAAAATGTGTCAACAGACGTCACTCATTTGAAAGCTACCATGGCAGCCACCAAAGCCTCCAAAGAGCAGAAATACGACAGACAACTCAGGTAATTTTAAATTATATCGTAGATTTCACAAATAACAACATGTTCATGTAGCCAAATCTTCTGCGCATTTCATCTGAGAGGTCACAGGAACATCGGTGAGGCAGGAgtgttaacgttagctagcgttagcttgcTAAAACACCATCGGCGAGCTAACCCATTCGCTATAAGGTTAATTGATGGgttgctctgtttttctgcttgGCGTTTCATTGCCCATAAGATTGCCAGCTTGTCTAATCACCCTGCTGCCTTAATTTACATTGACTGCGTTTGATGGGAGTGTCACATTACAGGACAGTGTTATTGAAGCGGTCACACTACTAAGTTAGCCAAATCATTATTGCAAAGTGCCTTATTGTGGTTGAGGATGAATTGTATCACTAGGTGGCAACACATGtccatgttgtgttgtgtgttttcagactgtGGGGTGACCATGGTCAAGAAGCACTGGAGAATGCACATGTTTGTCTCATCAACGCTACTGCAACTGGAACCGAGATCCTGAAGAACCTCGTACTTCCAGGTAAACAGATGTGTCGGTGGCAATGCTGCAGGCGCTGATGAAAGCATCTATCTGACTTAATCAATTGATCTGTTTTTCAGGTATTGGAGCGTTCACCATAGCTGATGGACACACAGTTTCTGGGGAAGATGTTGGAAACAAGTAGGACAGCAGTTGTTTTGAAAGTTGATCTAAGCTCAGAATAATATGTGTTAGTTTTACTCGTGTGTTCATGGTTGATCTTGTCTTGCAGCTTTTTCCTTAGCAAGGACAGCATTGGAAAGGTATGCTTTAccaaaatcaattaatttatgTCCTATGCATTTCTCTGTCTctagtgcacacatacacacaatttcctTTTTTACCCTCCTCCTTGGGCATTTATAAAGTTTTTAATATTCTTATTTGGAAAAAAGGTGCATGTATGAGCCCTAACCGTAGTTTTTATGTTGCAGAACAGAGCACAGGCTGCCACTGAGCTGCTGCAAGAACTTAACAGTGATGTCTCTGGAAACTTTGTCGAGGAGGTTGGTATTGTTTAAGTTTTGACATGGTGTTACAGATGTTTTCACAACGATAATAGTGTTTCAGTAGGAattgaaaacacaatatttacatcacaataaaacacattaaaacagtgaaaaattcTTCACCAGGTGAAGGAGACATACGACCTAGTGTAGATGCAGTACATTTATAAGAGAGGtgaaaaatgttacatttcCATTAAATAAAAGTAGGTCTGTGGATACAACATATGCTGTTTAAATATGTAGATGTATTGATCAATATCATCACTCTGATAGTGACAGAGCTCCCTCTTGTATTTTCTGTTACTCTTGCAGAGTCCAGACAAGCTTCTGGACAACGATCCAGAGTTTTTTCACAGGTTTACCATAGTCATCGGTGTCCAGTTGCCAGAAAGGTATGAGATCTCATCTTTACTCtcacattttattgaaataaagaGTTAATGAGAAATTATAGCGGAACCTGTGGTGTGCTGAACTAGAATTTTCAGTGTAATTTCAAAGTTATATCTAAACTTTGTGCCGTCCATCATGGGGGGAGCATTTAGCACTCTGGCTGggctcaattaaaaaaataaataaataaacatgatgcTGTTCGGTTATTGTAATTGGCAAGGAGAATTATAACTTTTTAATTGTATAgaaattattttgtaaaactgtggcttgatttgttattgttttactttctgTCCAATTAACTCATTCAACAGCACATGTTTGAGGCTAGGCTCAGTTCTGTGGAGTGCCTCGGTACCTTTCCTAGTCTGTAAAACCTACGGCCTGATCGGCTACATGAGACTAGTGGTGCAGGAGCATACAGGTTTGTTCCCCAGCATTGAACTTTGATTCTTTCTTATTGTGACACTTAAACACATTAGATAATAACTTCTGATTTCAACTTCTGATTGGTATCATATTTATACATGTGTAATGCCTTCAGCCATATATAGTCACATATGGTCATCAGTATTGACATGAGATTATTGACCTTTTATCTGCCTGTAtccactcttcttttttttatattgtcatTTCACTGTGGCTCATAATTTATACGtataatttgacatttatttcatatatattgacattttaCCGCCTCTCTCTTTAGTGATTGAATCTCACCCAGACAATGCCTTAGAGGACCTGAGGTTAGATCAGCCTTTTGCCGAATTCAAGAACCACATTCAGTCCTACGACCTTGACAGCATGGAAAAGAAGGTGTGTACATCAGCACATTTATTAGTCAGTTTAAACTATGCTCACTTTACACAACTAATAGTACTACTTTCCATTCTTTATTTAATCTGTAGGATCACAGTCACACACCGTGGATTATCGTTGTTGCTAAATACCTGGAGAAATGGCTCAGTGAGgtacagtacatttttctgTGGCTTCTACTCCATCACTGATATTCATTaatgagtgtttttgtttgtgttgcagtacaaaaaaatgtcactCCACTTTTGTCATTGTAGCACAACTGTCAGCCACCAAAAAATTACAAGGAGAAAGAGGCCTTCAGACAGTTTATTCGGGAAGGTATTTTTGGACCTCTGGATTCTAGTTGCCTTTTATGTTCATTACTTTGCTATGTAATTCAAACTTACTTGTGATTGTTTCGTATTTTGTGTTCCTTCAGGGATCCTGAAGAATGACAATGGTgtcccagaggatgaagaaaACTTTGAGGAAGCTATTAAGAATGTCAATACTGCTTTGAATCCAACCAAGGTGCCAGATCTCAAATACTCTCCCTTACAACATATCTCACATTTTAAACCCCCAGTCAGTTTCCTGTAGTATCACACTCCTTTAGTAACGACTTGTTTCTGCAGGTTCCTAGTGCTGTTGAAGACCTCTTCAATAGTGAGCAGTGTaacaacatcacatcacagGTTCTAGGATTAttctattaaaacacatccATGGTCATCATAATTTCAAACAACTAGttattgagatttttttttgacttttttaaacTGTGGACCATATTCTGTTGGTGCGTGTTTACCAGACCCTGTCCTTCTGGGTGATGCTGCGAGCTGTCAAGGAGTTTGTTCTCAAAGAAGGCAATGGAAGCCTGCCTGTACGGGGGACCATCCCAGATATGATCGCAGACTCTCAGAAGTTCATCAACCTTCAAAATGTGTAAGTGAATATATGGGTTCTAGCTGTGTAGATACATTTGTTGAGGGCATGTGAGCAACAGAAAAGTTCTCTGATCAAAGAGTAGATCTGGttctatattttctcttttcgAACAGTGTATGGTTTAATAATGTGGGTTCCTGGGtatgttgttgttcatttttgtgttttatttcagttacaGGGAAAAGGCCATGCAGgatgcagcagctgtttctaAGCATGTAGAATGTCTATTGCAGTCTATTGGAAAGGTATGTTGTAAACCCATGTATTCACTAAGAGTAATTAGGttagtctgtgtttttaaatttataattaaattaattaattatcaaaataaaagtctgattAATTAGCTGTGACTAGAAAGCACTAGATTTGATGTATCACTGCAGATACTCTAAAACCAATGTGACTATATTGCTGTTGTCACCATGAAAGGCTAACAATTAGCTGCTTAGAGGGTTATTAAAGGAAATTCTATCCAACAAAcagtgagaaacagagaaaatatgtgACATGCATCACAAATACATTCCTAGATCCTACAACTGCATCCAAACAGGTTTAACTAACTGAAATACTTAATATATGGGTGTAAATTTGACTAAAGATGTATTTCCactgaaattacttttttcttCTACTAGCCACCAGAGAGCATCGCTGAAAAGGACATCAAACTGTTCTGTAAGTAACCCATTCTTTAATTAATCACCCTTAACCctcacatttttatattcactTATATTCAGTGGGTGTACCCGATTAACACAATATATAGAGAGTTTGTTTTAGAggcatttattttatatttaactgCACAGTTGGGGTTTCAGTATGTCACACATAATTTTCAAAGTTATGTAACGCCTGCAAATTGGTTAAAATGTCTCTACTTCAAGTAATATTCATCAGTTAAATTTTGTTACTAATTTAGGAGCACTTGAAAGCACCTGCCTTTTCTGACTTCAAAAGTGTTCATTTCTCTGAGCATGGCTGTTAAGATTTGTATGGCTGTCACTGTATACTCGCTTTGGACTCAAGAGAACCCAGTCTGCATATAAGTGTGGCACAATCTGCTCTATTGATGACTATTGCTGCACCTGCAATAAGTTTATTCCTAACCGTGGgcatgtgtgttggtgtctaGGTAAGAATTCATCCTTCCTGAGGGTGGTGCGCTGCAGATCTCTTGCTGAAGAATATAGCGTGGATTCagtaaataaagatgaaatcaGTAAGTTGGGGATTCATTTCCTTTCTGATTTAACCTGTTCAGTCTTATTCATTGTTAACTTCTTGTGTTTGAGCTAACTCTATTACTATTTTCTCCTCTGGTAAGCATAAAGCTTATTATTAACGATATCTGTGTGTCCTCAGCCTCGTGCATGGACAATCCAGATAGTGAGATGGTCTTCTACCTCATGCTTCGTGCCATTGATCGCTTCTATCAGCAGCACTCCCGCTACCCAGGTACGGCTAAggtttatacaacttttttttacaactttacTGTACACATCTTTTGAATTGCAGAATTATGTAGATGATTTCACCTGATGCCAGtatacagaaatgaaatgatttcattagTCTCATTTCTCACAAGACATTTGTCTTTTACCAAATGTCTTCTCTTGCCAGGAGTTTATAACTACCAGGTGGAGGAGGACATCAGCAAACTGAAGCTCTGTGTGAACAGCCTACTGCAGGAGTACAGCCTCAACGTCAACATCAAAGACGATTACATCCATGAGTTGTAAGTCTCTGCTGGACTTACTGATTGGAGTGACTGTTAAAGACTGTGcctaataataaatatgaactTTTTCACCCTTTAATCATAACCTGCAGCTGTCGATATGGTGCAGCAGAGCCACACACAGTTGCTGCATTTTTGGGAGGTAATATTTTAGCGCTCTTCAGGAATTGATTGAGATCCTAATACACATCGTATCCCACCGATACAGTGCTAATCAATCCaagatgtttatttattcatatatatttaatttgttcTTTTAGGATCTGCTGCTCAAGAGGCCATCAAGATCATCAGCCACCAGTTTGTGCCCTTCAACAACGCTTTCATTTACAACGCGATGTCACAGACCTCCGCTACCTTACAGTTGTGAATACAGTTACTGATCCTGAGTTTGCTCGCAGAAATATCAGAGAAAATAGAGCAAGATCAAAACAGGCATTTACCAATTTGCTTTATCTAAACAGATAATTTGCTTTATCTAAACAGTATTGTTGTTATCACGTTAAAATTGGATAACTGCCCAAATATGTGCACTTAAATCTAAAAACTCTTTAGACTAAAGGCTCTATCAGCCACAGAGCTTCGCCACCTTCTTTAAAGTTCTTGCAGGGGAAGAAATCAGGGTAGCACCCGCAGAGGGTttcatcaaacattttttttgtggctgaTGTTAAACAAAGCTGGAAATGAAACTAGCTAATTCAAACCTTCATGgatgatatatattataatgtagCAGCACTTTGTATACTTAAGTCACAACtggctgttattgttgttgtgtttggaaCAAGGTGGAAGATTTTTTGGTTAAAATGGGAAAAACAATTGAACATATTGTATGTAGTGTTGAACTGTCATGTGTTGCTataaaaaacattcaatattttacctgaatttgtttatttttatgtaaaaggtGAAGTTGACACACATTCAGCACTTAGGTTGATTTGGCCCCAGCTCATCTGCTAACTTCTGGGCTTGCCCGGTTTAACCTCTGTTCAAATACAGTTTGGTAAACACTTGGAGCTGAGCGATCGTGACTTGTTGACTTGTGTAATAGTCGAAACAAGGCTTACACAGTTATTTAGCCTGAATAAATGTTAGTTTACACACGTGAGCTTCTTGAGAAACCGGTGAATGTGACTTGTCCCCTGGAAGGATTCACATGCAACCCAGGTTAAGATGAGTCCTTTTGGGAGTTGATGACAGTATTTTGTAACACTAGAGGGCACTGCTCCATGTTTTACTAGTCATAGGTCCACATGTAGCTCCAAGTTTATTTCACAGACATGTTCATTGACTAATTCCTGAATGTTGACCACTGGATACAGACTGCATTTGACGTAATCAGCTGCAGGATGTTAACAGAAAACTTGCAATGTTAATCATTAACTAACATGTTTCTCATTAGCTCGGTCTGGGATGCCCTGAAACGCAGAAGACACTGGTCTTCGTAATGAGTGTGATCTAATATGCGCCCCTGTTGGAGAACCATCTTATGAGGGTCATTGTGATGTAACTGTTGGGCAGGGTGaagtttttcatttgttgtttttttcttcagactTTGGCAGAATGGAAATTTGCCCTCAGCGGATCTTTTCCTTGTAAGACTCCatccatcccccccccccccccagctctccCCATGCAGCGATCTGtctcacattctcacacacactcacacccttCGTCTCCCTCTGTCTGAGAAGGATAGAGCAAGTTGCCAAAAAGTTCTCTGGCCATTTCCTAAATTAAGATTTCGTCCACTGCCTAAAAGATTATCGTGTGTCTGTCCATCCACTCGCTGCCTCTTAAGATTATCATGTAGTAGCAGTGCCAGGTTTGTTAGGCCAAACCAGACAGTTTTCCTTTAAGTGAAGTTAGAGATGCAACCCACTAACTACTGACTGGAAAAAAGCTTAAGCTCAGTCAAATACTGCACATAAGGTCATCAGAGGTAGAAGAGTATAGCTCACATCTATGCCTCTGCAACCATCAGCTCGGTTTTAATACTGCcaggttttgtttctttctccctgttCTGTCTGTGTCCTCTTAAATAAACAGTGGTGGGAGTAGGGTTTCCTTTAAAGCAAactaaacatttacattatttgaaCAGTGCgtgtttttggtcattttatcCCTTAGTTTCATAAGACATCTATAAGGGAAGATCTTCGTCTCTTATATTGAGAAGGTGAGTGTCATTGTTTTTTCTGTGATGTGTCAAAGCAAAGTTCTGGATTTTCCTGGTTTTAAGCCCCTTTCATACTCCTCAACCTCTTTTAACATTTATACTATGCAACATCTACTCCCTCTGTGGTTCTTTCCAACTATGAGACTTCAAGACTCTGCAGAGGGGTCTCGAGGCAGAGTCACAAATTGTGATTAGTATGTGTGCTGCCAATTTGTATACAGCTGTGTCAACATCCTAACGTATAACATGCAGTGCAGACCATTTCAAACACACCAGGATGGCTTCAGTTATTGCTCTGTATCTGTTTCATACTATCAGAGTCCTGACAGtagctggtgtgtgtctgtaaccTCACACCCACACTTGCGTAAGGATGGTTACTGACAAGAgataacagaaacaaacaggccAAGGAGACCGTTTTTTTTCTGACACAACCATTTTTGGTACAGGGTCCGTTGTCTTCATATGGTAAACAAAGTCAAGTACATAAAGCAAATGGTAAAGAAAGGAAAGATCCAGTTTATTATGCTGTAtgtgcaaaatacaaaataacaccacaacacaaacaatacaTAGTTACATAGATGGATGTGGTGTATAGCTGTACAGATGTATAGATGTAAAGGTGCACAAAATCTATCTCCATCTCTAGAGATAGAGATGGAGCTGTATTGTCATGATTGTCATGTTCCATGCTCATGCATGCTCACATAATTATCATTTTTTCAACTatctaattaaaatgtaaaaacatttaatccaTGTCAGTGAAAGCAGCCCTTTGTCTTACATGAAAGTAATCATGTTGCAGTCAAACCGACTCACTGACTTGTCAACTAACTATGCCATTGTAAGATGATTTTAGCCTTACAAACAGGTGACATCTCTACATTTGATGTCTAGATTTACTTTAGAAATTAGTTTTGCCATGAGGTTGGAGTGAAAAATGCCGCCAAAtagaaacaaaatggaaattcaCCTTTTCCACACTTCAATGCACACATCTGTACTCTGTTGCATCCATGCATTATCAAGACCTCAGCTTTCAGGCTCAGCTTGTAAGTGCTTTATCTTAAAGCCACAGGAGAGGCCCCAACAAtggatgcgtgtgtgtgtgtgtgtgtgtgtgtgtttgggggagtTGGGAGGAGGGGCTGGTCGTTAATACTAAAATCAATCAGTAAATCAGAGGCACAGCCGGCAGAATGGCCACACTGCCAACGATGATTCTCCCTGGAAGCTTCCAGCAATAAAGGGGGAGGGAACAGGATGAGTCATCTTAGGGAAATGAAGGAAATTGCACAGTAAAAGTGGCAGATTGGTGGTCACATCTCCCACAAGGACGAGGGCTGTAGGTCCCCTTGTCACACCCTGTCACCGTATAAAAGGTTGCATTTTACAAACACATCATGAGCAGTGTCAGAAAGAGGGGACTGAAGGCGGTGAGAGGCAAAGGCATGTGGAGGTTGAGGGTGATGTCTTCTGATGGCTCGTGGCTGTTAGTTTGAGCCATTTACCTGGCTGGGGTCCAACTACTGCACCTCCTCATGAGGCCCAGGCTGAATTAAAACCGGCCTGCCAGAGTAGAGTGGAGTATTCGGTGTGTTTGCTGGGAGACTGCAGGAGGCCGACATACTTTAAGCCTCTCAGGGGTCTGCTGAGGGCCTCTCCATTCTTCCAACAAACAGATGGAGCTGTGACTGAGGAATGCAtatgtgcaatacatacagaCCTTTATGGAAATGAAGGAAAGACATGAACAATGCAACAGCAACAGTTGTAAAGGATGGCACTTTTATATGACTATAAAACCATCTACaggaaaaccaaacaaatgaTAAAACGTACAAATTATTTGCAAGGGAGAAGTACTAGAGTAGTATTTAGAAATAATAAATTGGCACCACTGTACATGTGTAATTGATAAACAATGATATGTTTCACTGTAATGTACACTTAAGCTTGTTACAAGTGGTCTATAGGCTCGGTGATGTGTGCTGTACACTAAACAGCAGTGCAGAGTCTGTGAGGGTGGAGCGGCCCCGGCTGCCTGGCCTTAATGGTTATATGCTTTCCAGATGCATTGTTAATGAGTTCATGTAACACACAGGACGGTTGGTATCCAATCCACTGACATGAGGAGGAGATTATATGCATGACCTCTGCCAAAATTGAAAGGCGTTTGATGACCAATCCACCTCTCTCCCGCTTATATTcagtataaatacagtatacaatgcaatataaacacatgcacacacacacacaagcaaacaggGAAGAGAGACTAAGgggtgtgtctgtgctgctctcCCAGCCtatcaaaacaaactcacagtttACAGTGGGCTCAGATCAGATTGAGCTGGAATTGTTGACAGAAAACCAACTTGGTGGAGATGCCAGTAATGACACAGAAAGTTGTAAATCTGGACACTCTGTAATTAATGTCAGGTTTCTCAGTTTATTGTCATCAAAATACTCTGCTTTTTGAAGACTTTGTTGATTGTGAGTCAAGTGGAGCTGAGCTCGCACTTTGTGACCGACAGTTATCTAAATAGGCATTGTCAGACAGTATTCAgtatgtgtctgtttatgaTCAACTTTTTATGGATGTATACtttatgtacaaaataacaACACCAAACAGACAATGCAGAAAGCTGGGACAAAAGGTAAACATCCTGAcgtctgtgtatatatataaatagccTACTTCCAAATAACTATCCCAAACATGTGGTTGTATAAAATGGGCAACTGCACAACATATCTGACATGCAGGCCATGTAAGACAACAATGATGTTATTTGACTGCATGATCTTGATAGAGTGCGCTGGTACTCTGAATGAGTCAGAACaggacagaggcagaaaacagtgttttttgtcaaCATTTCTTCAATCATCTGAGGTTTAAAACactcattttgacatgtcacagtaacAAAAGCACAGGTATAAACAATGAAATGAGAGATGGCTGatttccatttagctgcttcagtttcagagttCCTGGTACTGTCcatgttggctcactgtcacactgggCACTTGAAAAGAACAAAGCCATCTTAAATGTTGTTAGTAATACCTGTGCTTGAAAAAGGtctaattacattttaactgcATTATGGCCTAAACCTTACATTGATTCAGAATTATCTTTTGATGTCAAACCCCTCCTTACACACACTAGTATTTTATTCGGGGCAACATTGGTGGAGGCGGGGGGATTAATTGGCTTATTGTCTCTACACATCTACCATCTATTCATCTGGATTCATGTTCCATTAGCAGCTGGGCCTTTGGAGAGTCTGGAAGTCGGCATCTCCAGATGGGGTCAGAGATTCAGactcccccaccccctgccCGCGAGACCCCTGGGTGTCATATTACACTCCCAAAATGCACACTTACAggcacactcacgcacacacacacacacacacacacgagtgatTGCACAAAATACACggtgcacacactgtacacattcacattttagaCATTCAGCTGATGCGCATATCttcctatctatctatctttaaCAGGGCTGTGTAAAAAGGTCTATAAGAGTATTGTATGTGAGAGTATGTTTGCTCATTTCTAGCATATCATTTACCTCAGAAGTACATGAACGTGCTCTAGAGTACATTCTCCAGGTGCCATTCTTATCTCTGTCGCCGTCCTCTGACATTCTCCTCATCGCTGAGATCAGTCGGAAACAAGGTGGCTGGAATTCCATTATGGAGTAAAACACAACCTTTCTCTGTGCCGCCACGtctatgtatgtttttttgcttttgtcagATACAGATCTACCCGAGTGAGGTAGAGACAAGTCATTTCTTGACCTCAACAGACCATTGTCAGTTCCTGTGAATCCAGAGATGTGTCACAGAGGGACAGGAGGTTTGAACTGGTCCGTAAGGAATTTCTGCAGATCTGATGTCTTTCTCGTGAAAGTAGACTAAAAATACTCAATCAACatgaagcacaaaaacacatcatgagAGACACTTGCATGTGTTGCTCTTTGTCTTGGCTCATTTTTTCGACATAGGCTGTAATGAGGACCACCTGTTTGGTGAAGCCACGACATTGAAAACATGAAGACAGAGAACTATGTCAGCAATGCAAGCAGTTTGGGGAAGTTCCAGGTGGTGTTTGTGGACTGTGTAGGATTTACATGATGgatattgtttttgttgcacGCTCTCTTGTATaagtttttgtttctgcttcatAAAGTAAACTGGTAGCACACCACGCCGACCCAgagggttgtgtttgtgtgaaagaaggagtctgtgtgagagagggatgTGCTCCACAGGGGAGTGTTTATGAAGAGGAGATATTCAGGATGAATTCCTCAGATAAGTGACATGGCCTCTCTCTGTTGTGGATGAGGGAGAGCCCAGCACACCCCAGGCTGTATATGGCAAACCTcagaaacacatgcatacacaaactGGAGTTCATGGGCACGGAGAAAGTAGATTATAAAACAATTTAGGAGTGATGCAACTCCACTATTGCGGGATCAGTTTTGTAAAATCATCTTAAATCATGTTAATGTTATGTTGATCTACCTTATGTATTATATGATACAGGATGTTAGGaaagctgtggaaaaaaaatgtaatttataacaAATGACACCCGTAACACCAAGGTCAAAATCtcccacacagaaacagacacacacacacacactctggggAGTGGGTAAATCAGCTGTATGGGGCCCTATACATGGTGTCAGGCTCAGTTCAGATCACAGCATTCTTCAGATTCCTGCCTGTAATTATACTGGCAGGTCTGattcagctttatattttttttatcgaCAAACT encodes:
- the nae1 gene encoding NEDD8-activating enzyme E1 regulatory subunit, translated to MAATKASKEQKYDRQLRLWGDHGQEALENAHVCLINATATGTEILKNLVLPGIGAFTIADGHTVSGEDVGNNFFLSKDSIGKNRAQAATELLQELNSDVSGNFVEESPDKLLDNDPEFFHRFTIVIGVQLPESTCLRLGSVLWSASVPFLVCKTYGLIGYMRLVVQEHTVIESHPDNALEDLRLDQPFAEFKNHIQSYDLDSMEKKDHSHTPWIIVVAKYLEKWLSEHNCQPPKNYKEKEAFRQFIREGILKNDNGVPEDEENFEEAIKNVNTALNPTKVPSAVEDLFNSEQCNNITSQTLSFWVMLRAVKEFVLKEGNGSLPVRGTIPDMIADSQKFINLQNVYREKAMQDAAAVSKHVECLLQSIGKPPESIAEKDIKLFCKNSSFLRVVRCRSLAEEYSVDSVNKDEITSCMDNPDSEMVFYLMLRAIDRFYQQHSRYPGVYNYQVEEDISKLKLCVNSLLQEYSLNVNIKDDYIHEFCRYGAAEPHTVAAFLGGSAAQEAIKIISHQFVPFNNAFIYNAMSQTSATLQL